In Streptomyces alboniger, the following are encoded in one genomic region:
- a CDS encoding TetR/AcrR family transcriptional regulator: protein MTSKNGGDDRRTGSDITRSLELLWEGSGRPARGPKPALTLDRIVTEAVRLADAEGISAVSMRRLSTELGTGTMSLYRYLPGKGSLLDLMLDRVYTPPEEEGPWTGGWREGVETYARETLSLYRRHPWLLHVNQARPVLGPGAVGGLDRTLSRIRPMGLTDPELIGVIVMVEGYVTGAARTQVHEMEAEQRTGLSDQAFWEAQTPVLEEVMKSGRYPSLATLGEDAFGPDFDHFEFGLQRLLDGLDVLVARRGQAA from the coding sequence ATGACGAGCAAGAACGGCGGCGACGACCGGCGCACCGGCAGCGACATCACCCGCAGTCTGGAGCTGCTCTGGGAGGGGAGCGGGCGCCCGGCGCGCGGGCCGAAGCCGGCCCTCACCCTCGACCGGATCGTCACCGAGGCGGTACGCCTCGCCGACGCCGAGGGGATCTCGGCGGTCTCGATGCGCCGCCTGTCCACGGAGCTGGGCACGGGCACGATGTCCCTCTACCGCTACCTCCCCGGCAAGGGCAGCCTGCTGGACCTGATGCTCGACCGCGTCTACACCCCGCCGGAGGAGGAGGGCCCCTGGACCGGCGGCTGGCGCGAGGGCGTCGAGACGTACGCCCGCGAGACCCTCTCCCTCTACCGCCGCCACCCCTGGCTGCTCCACGTCAACCAGGCCCGCCCGGTGCTCGGCCCCGGCGCGGTCGGCGGCCTCGACCGGACCCTGTCGCGGATCAGGCCGATGGGGCTGACCGACCCCGAGCTGATCGGCGTCATCGTCATGGTCGAGGGGTACGTCACCGGGGCCGCCCGCACCCAGGTGCACGAGATGGAGGCCGAGCAGCGGACCGGCCTCTCCGACCAGGCGTTCTGGGAGGCGCAGACGCCGGTCCTGGAGGAGGTCATGAAGAGCGGCCGCTATCCGTCCCTCGCGACGCTGGGCGAGGACGCGTTCGGCCCGGACTTCGACCACTTCGAGTTCGGGCTCCAGCGCCTCCTGGACGGCCTGGACGTCCTGGTCGCCCGGCGCGGACAGGCCGCCTGA
- a CDS encoding ATP-binding cassette domain-containing protein, with the protein MNGNGNGLAVRAEGLEKRYGEKYALDGFDLHVRQGTVHGLLGPNGAGKTTAVRILSTLVRLDGGCAEVAGADVVREPALVRGRIGLTGQYAAVDEILTGRQNLEMFGRLFHLGAKRAALRAQELLEQFHLEDAAEKGAGQYSGGMRRRLDLAASMILAPAVLFLDEPTTGLDPRSRLEVWDTVRELVAGGTTVLLTTQYLEEADRLASRITVIDRGRAIADDTPDGLKNTVGGSHLDVVVREAADLPAAVKAVSRVCAGEPLVIEVERRVQASVTDRVAALTDVARTLQDEGVPVEDIGLRRPSLDDVFLRLTGQTSEAADPVTHLEKEVAA; encoded by the coding sequence ATGAACGGCAACGGGAACGGCCTCGCGGTACGGGCCGAGGGGCTTGAGAAGCGGTACGGCGAGAAGTACGCGCTGGACGGCTTCGACCTGCACGTGCGGCAGGGGACGGTGCACGGACTGCTCGGACCCAACGGCGCGGGCAAGACCACCGCCGTACGGATCCTGTCCACGCTCGTGCGGCTCGACGGCGGGTGCGCGGAGGTGGCCGGCGCCGACGTGGTGCGCGAACCCGCCCTGGTCCGCGGTCGCATCGGCCTGACCGGGCAGTACGCCGCGGTCGACGAGATCCTCACCGGGCGGCAGAACCTGGAGATGTTCGGCCGCCTGTTCCACCTCGGCGCCAAGCGGGCCGCCCTGCGCGCCCAGGAACTCCTGGAGCAGTTCCACCTGGAGGACGCGGCGGAGAAGGGCGCGGGTCAGTACAGCGGCGGCATGCGGCGCAGGCTGGACCTCGCCGCCTCGATGATCCTCGCGCCAGCCGTCCTCTTCCTGGACGAGCCGACCACCGGCCTCGACCCGCGCAGCCGCCTCGAAGTCTGGGACACCGTAAGGGAGTTGGTCGCGGGCGGCACGACCGTGCTGCTCACCACGCAGTATCTGGAGGAGGCCGACCGGCTCGCCTCCCGCATCACCGTCATCGACCGCGGCCGGGCCATCGCCGACGACACCCCCGACGGCCTGAAGAACACGGTGGGCGGCAGCCACCTCGACGTCGTGGTCCGCGAGGCCGCCGACCTGCCCGCCGCCGTCAAGGCCGTCAGCCGGGTCTGCGCAGGTGAACCGCTCGTCATCGAGGTGGAGCGGCGCGTGCAGGCCTCCGTGACCGACCGGGTCGCCGCCCTCACGGACGTGGCGCGGACCCTCCAGGACGAGGGCGTCCCGGTCGAGGACATCGGCCTGCGCAGGCCGAGTCTGGACGATGTGTTCCTGCGCCTGACCGGCCAGACCTCCGAGGCCGCCGACCCCGTCACCCACCTTGAGAAGGAGGTCGCGGCATGA
- a CDS encoding cytochrome P450 family protein, with translation MTRIALDPFVTDLDGESARLLAAGPLAEAELPGGVPVWAVTHHAEARQLLTDKRLVKDIEVWGAWRRGEIPADWPLIGLANPGRSMLTVDGEEHRRMRTLVAQALTPRRVERLRGRITELTHALLDKLPASEVVDLKAEFAYPLPMYVISDLMGIDTADHPRLKVLFDKFFSTQTPPQEVVATLGELAAMMGKVVAARRAEPGDDLTSALIQASENGDHLTDEEIVSTLQLMVAAGHETTISLIVNAVVNLSAHPEQRAMVLSGQAGWDAVIEETLRYSTPTSHVLIRFAAEDVPVGDKVIRKGDALIVSYGAIGRDERAHGPTAAAFDITRTSPTRHISFGHGPHVCPGAALSRLEAGVALPALYERFPDLALAVPRSELRNKPVVTQNDLYELPVKLRPSGV, from the coding sequence ATGACGCGCATCGCCCTGGACCCCTTCGTCACCGACCTGGACGGGGAGAGCGCCCGGCTGCTGGCGGCGGGCCCGCTCGCCGAGGCGGAGCTGCCCGGCGGCGTGCCGGTGTGGGCGGTCACGCACCACGCGGAGGCGCGTCAGCTCCTCACGGACAAGCGGCTGGTGAAGGACATCGAGGTCTGGGGCGCCTGGCGGCGCGGCGAGATTCCCGCCGACTGGCCGCTGATCGGCCTCGCCAACCCGGGCCGTTCCATGCTGACGGTCGACGGCGAGGAGCACCGCCGGATGCGGACACTAGTGGCGCAGGCCCTCACCCCGCGCCGGGTGGAGCGGCTGCGCGGCCGCATCACGGAGCTGACGCACGCCCTGCTCGACAAGCTCCCCGCCTCCGAAGTGGTGGACCTGAAGGCGGAGTTCGCGTACCCCCTGCCCATGTACGTCATCAGTGACCTGATGGGCATCGACACGGCTGACCATCCGCGCCTGAAGGTCCTGTTCGACAAGTTCTTCTCCACGCAGACCCCGCCGCAGGAGGTCGTCGCGACGCTCGGCGAACTGGCCGCGATGATGGGCAAGGTCGTCGCGGCCCGCCGCGCGGAGCCCGGCGACGACCTCACCAGCGCGCTGATCCAGGCCTCCGAGAACGGCGACCACCTCACGGACGAGGAGATCGTCTCCACCCTCCAGCTGATGGTGGCGGCGGGCCACGAGACGACGATCTCCCTCATCGTCAACGCCGTCGTGAACCTGTCCGCACACCCCGAGCAGCGCGCGATGGTCCTCTCCGGCCAGGCCGGCTGGGACGCCGTGATCGAGGAGACCCTGCGCTACTCCACACCGACCTCGCACGTCCTGATCCGCTTCGCCGCGGAGGATGTCCCGGTCGGGGACAAGGTGATCCGCAAGGGTGACGCGCTGATCGTGTCGTACGGGGCGATAGGCCGCGACGAGCGGGCCCACGGCCCCACGGCCGCCGCCTTCGACATCACGCGCACCTCCCCCACCCGCCACATCTCCTTCGGCCACGGCCCGCACGTCTGCCCCGGTGCGGCGCTCTCCCGCCTGGAGGCGGGGGTGGCGCTCCCGGCCTTGTACGAGCGCTTCCCGGACCTGGCCTTGGCGGTCCCGCGCTCGGAACTGCGCAACAAGCCGGTGGTGACGCAGAACGACTTGTACGAGCTGCCGGTGAAATTGCGCCCCTCCGGCGTTTGA
- the serC gene encoding phosphoserine transaminase, with product MAEIQIPADMKPADGRFGAGPSKVRTEALEALAATGTSLLGTSHRQAPVKNLVGRVREGVKDLFSLPEGYEVILGNGGSTAFWDVATHGLIENKSQHLSFGEFSSKFAKAAKLAPWLAEPTVITSDPGTHPAPRAEAGVDVYAFTHNETSTGVAAPVKRVAGADEGSLVLVDATSGAGGLPVDIAETDVYYFAPQKSFASDGGLWIGVFSPAAIERAERIHASGRHVPEFFSLPTAIDNSRKNQTYNTPALATLFLLGEQLEWMNSQGGLAFTTGRTAESARTLYGWADESKYATPFVTDPAKRSQVIGTIDFSEEVDAGAVAKALRANGVVDTEPYRKLGRNQLRVAMFPAIDPADVAALTQCVDYVIERL from the coding sequence GTGGCTGAGATCCAGATTCCCGCTGACATGAAGCCCGCCGACGGCCGTTTCGGCGCGGGCCCCTCCAAGGTGCGTACGGAGGCGCTGGAGGCCCTGGCCGCCACCGGCACCTCCCTCCTCGGTACGTCCCACCGCCAGGCCCCGGTCAAGAACCTGGTCGGCCGGGTGCGCGAAGGCGTCAAGGACCTCTTCTCCCTCCCCGAGGGGTACGAGGTGATCCTCGGCAACGGCGGCTCCACCGCGTTCTGGGACGTGGCGACGCACGGCCTGATCGAGAACAAGTCGCAGCACCTGAGCTTCGGCGAGTTCTCCTCCAAGTTCGCGAAGGCGGCCAAGCTCGCCCCGTGGCTCGCCGAGCCCACCGTGATCACGAGCGACCCGGGCACCCACCCGGCCCCCCGGGCGGAGGCGGGCGTCGACGTCTACGCCTTCACCCACAACGAGACCTCGACGGGCGTCGCGGCTCCCGTCAAGCGGGTCGCGGGCGCCGACGAGGGCTCCCTCGTCCTGGTGGACGCCACGTCCGGCGCGGGCGGCCTGCCGGTCGACATCGCCGAGACGGACGTCTACTACTTCGCCCCGCAGAAGTCGTTCGCCTCGGACGGCGGCCTGTGGATCGGCGTGTTCTCCCCGGCGGCGATCGAGCGCGCCGAGCGGATCCACGCGTCCGGCCGGCACGTGCCGGAGTTCTTCAGCCTGCCGACGGCGATCGACAACTCCCGCAAGAACCAGACGTACAACACCCCGGCGCTCGCCACGCTGTTCCTGCTCGGCGAGCAGCTGGAGTGGATGAACTCCCAGGGCGGCCTCGCCTTCACGACGGGCCGCACCGCCGAGTCGGCGCGGACGCTGTACGGCTGGGCCGACGAGTCCAAGTACGCGACGCCGTTTGTCACGGATCCTGCCAAGCGGTCTCAGGTCATCGGCACGATTGACTTCTCCGAAGAGGTTGACGCGGGCGCCGTTGCTAAGGCTCTGCGGGCCAACGGGGTCGTTGATACCGAGCCGTATCGGAAGCTGGGCCGGAATCAGCTGCGCGTCGCGATGTTCCCGGCGATCGACCCCGCGGATGTCGCTGCGCTCACCCAGTGCGTTGATTACGTGATCGAGCGCCTTTAA
- a CDS encoding ABC transporter permease, translating to MSVALTADTSRGRLYWALADCWNVTRRYLTHFVRQPVTIAWQLGFPIISVLLYGFVFGEAMKVPGGGDDGDYKQFLMPGMFVMTMAFGFMNTAMAVVTDASKGVIDRFRSMPMAPSAVASGRGVADLVVACAELTILALTALAIGWRSSAGVLDTLLAFGLLLFLRFSLIWVGVFLGLLVPTPEAAGGLYAVAFPLTMISSVFVAPSLMPDWLAPIAAWNPVSSTGTAARELFGNPGAGGSTWVEQHAVLMAVVWPIVISLVFLPLAVRKFKQLSR from the coding sequence ATGAGCGTCGCCCTCACCGCCGACACCTCGCGCGGACGGCTCTACTGGGCCCTCGCCGACTGCTGGAACGTCACCCGCCGCTACCTCACGCACTTCGTGCGCCAGCCCGTCACCATCGCCTGGCAGCTGGGCTTCCCCATCATCTCCGTACTCCTGTACGGCTTCGTCTTCGGCGAGGCGATGAAGGTGCCGGGCGGCGGGGACGACGGCGACTACAAGCAGTTCCTGATGCCCGGCATGTTCGTGATGACCATGGCCTTCGGCTTCATGAACACCGCCATGGCCGTGGTCACCGACGCCTCCAAGGGTGTCATCGACCGCTTCCGCTCGATGCCGATGGCCCCCTCGGCGGTGGCGTCGGGGCGGGGCGTCGCCGACCTCGTCGTCGCCTGCGCGGAACTGACCATCCTCGCGCTGACCGCCCTCGCCATCGGCTGGCGCTCCAGCGCGGGCGTGCTCGACACCCTGCTCGCCTTCGGGCTGCTGCTGTTCCTGCGGTTCAGCCTGATCTGGGTGGGGGTCTTCCTGGGCCTGCTCGTACCGACCCCGGAGGCGGCGGGCGGCCTCTACGCGGTGGCCTTCCCGCTCACGATGATCTCCAGCGTCTTCGTGGCGCCGTCCCTGATGCCGGACTGGCTGGCGCCGATCGCGGCGTGGAACCCCGTCTCGTCGACGGGCACGGCCGCGCGTGAACTGTTCGGCAACCCCGGTGCGGGGGGCTCCACCTGGGTGGAGCAGCACGCGGTCCTGATGGCGGTGGTGTGGCCGATCGTGATCTCGCTGGTGTTCCTGCCCCTGGCGGTACGAAAGTTCAAGCAGCTGAGCCGATAA